A window of the Lolium perenne isolate Kyuss_39 chromosome 7, Kyuss_2.0, whole genome shotgun sequence genome harbors these coding sequences:
- the LOC127316547 gene encoding uncharacterized protein has translation MKAKAKISMATELLRKALRALRGKASVLRARILFLASLRRRTAMVGVASRHLRVLMRGRQRDAVDDHRKALAPSTAAALEDEQVPPHGVDAASLSELFQEIVGDNDDGGYPDWTHSLFDDDDHQDGDVEDEQERGGGCEAVDVDEDRLADDEPSVMDVIRRRREGDGVEFNVDEEIDQAADMFIRRVRSRMNNRSF, from the coding sequence ATGAAAGCGAAGGCGAAGATTAGCATGGCTACCGAGTTGTTGAGGAAGGCGCTACGAGCACTGAGGGGCAAGGCCAGCGTCCTGAGGGCGCGGATCCTCTTCCTCGCCTCGCTCCGCCGCAGGACGGCCATGGTCGGCGTGGCGTCGCGCCACCTCCGCGTCCTCATGCGGGGCCGCCAGAGAGACGCAGTGGACGACCATCGCAAGGCCCTCGCCCCGTCGACGGCTGCGGCGCTGGAGGACGAGCAGGTGCCGCCGCATGGCGTCGACGCCGCCAGCCTCTCCGAGCTGTTCCAAGAAATCGTCGGCGACAACGATGACGGGGGTTACCCTGACTGGACGCACTCGTTGTTTGACGACGACGACCACCAGGACGGCGACGTCGAAGATGAACAGGAGCGCGGTGGTGGCTGCGAGGCAGTGGACGTGGACGAGGATCGGCTGGCCGACGACGAGCCGTCGGTGATGGACGTCATCAGGAGGCGCAGGGAAGGGGACGGGGTGGAGTTCAACGTCGATGAGGAGATCGACCAAGCCGCCGACATGTTCATACGGCGGGTCCGCAGCCGGATGAACAACCGGAGCTTCTAG